One window of Bacillus sp. FJAT-45350 genomic DNA carries:
- a CDS encoding RDD family protein, producing MMNRPAGFWIRLGAIILDGLILAIVFIPLAIVLGFNSDQSEVFQSLVELVYSILLPVTWVGYTIGKRICGVRIVKVNGENVGIGTMLLREVVGRLVYILTLGIGIIVSAFMVGLRQDKRAIHDLIAGTYVTYEAPEETNPY from the coding sequence ATGATGAATCGACCAGCTGGATTCTGGATTCGCCTAGGTGCAATTATCCTAGATGGACTTATCTTAGCGATTGTTTTTATTCCTCTTGCAATCGTACTAGGTTTTAATTCGGACCAATCTGAAGTGTTTCAATCACTAGTTGAGCTAGTCTATAGTATTCTTTTACCAGTAACGTGGGTAGGGTATACGATTGGTAAACGGATATGCGGAGTGCGGATTGTGAAAGTAAACGGAGAAAATGTTGGTATTGGTACGATGCTATTACGTGAGGTAGTAGGGCGCTTAGTTTATATTTTAACGTTAGGTATTGGAATTATCGTTAGTGCCTTTATGGTTGGTCTAAGGCAAGACAAACGAGCAATTCATGATCTAATTGCGGGAACTTATGTTACGTATGAAGCGCCGGAAGAGACGAACCCTTATTAA